Proteins encoded together in one Camelus dromedarius isolate mCamDro1 chromosome 11, mCamDro1.pat, whole genome shotgun sequence window:
- the LOC105100969 gene encoding olfactory receptor 6C2-like yields MKNHSAITTFILLGLTDDPRLQVLLSVFLFLTYMFAVAGNLIIILLTLVDSHLKTPMYFFLRNFSTLEIMFTTVCVPRFLYSMTTGDKSVTYNACVIQLFFVILIGATEFFLLTAMSYDRYVAICKPLHYTTIMNERVCTVLLLCCWLIGLLVILPPLSLGVQLDFCNSNLIDHFGCDASPLLKIVCSDTQFVEQLVLIMAVLTLILTLVCVIVSYTYIIKTILTLPSAQQKKKAFSTCSSHMIVVSITYGSCIFIYIKPAKEGVAINKVVSLLNTSVIPLMNPFIYTLRNKQVKQAFRDSIKKIPFFSKN; encoded by the coding sequence ATGAAAAATCATTCTGCAATAACAACATTCATCTTACTGGGATTAACAGATGACCCACGACTACAGGTTTTGCTTTCGGTATTTCTGTTTCTCACCTACATGTTCGCTGTTGCTGGAAATCTAATTATCATCCTCCTCACCCTGGTGGACTCTCACCTTAAAACACCTATGTACTTCTTCCTTCGGAATTTCTCCACCTTAGAAATAATGTTTACAACTGTCTGTGTTCCCCGATTCCTGTACAGCATGACAACTGGGGACAAAAGTGTGACCTATAATGCTTGTGTCATCCAATTATTTTTTGTCATCCTCATCGGGGCAACAGAATTTTTTCTTCTAACCGCCATGTCCTAcgaccgctacgtggccatctgcaagcccctGCACTACACCACCATCATGAATGAAAGGGTTTGCACTGTTCTTCTCCTTTGCTGTTGGCTGATTGGGTTACTTGTCATACTCCCACCGCTCAGCCTGGGAGTTCAGCTGGATTTCTGTAACTCCAATCTCATTGACCATTTTGGTTGTGATGCATCGCCCCTTCTAAAGATTGTGTGCTCAGACACTCAGTTTGTAGAGCAACTTGTTTTAATCATGGCTGTGCTGACCCTCATACTCACACTAGTCTGTGTAATTGTGTCCTACACCTACATCATTAAGACTATTTTAACACTCCCTTCagctcagcaaaaaaaaaaggctttctccACCTGTTCCTCCCACATGATTGTAGTTTCCATCACCTATGGAAGTTGCATCTTTATCTATATCAAACCAGCAAAGGAAGGAGTGGCCATTAATAAGGTGGTGTCACTGCTCAACACTTCAGTTATTCCTCTGATGAACCCTTTCATTTATACCCTACGGAATAAGCAAGTCAAACAAGCCTTCAGGGACTCAATTAAAAAGAtaccatttttttcaaaaaattaa
- the LOC105100968 gene encoding olfactory receptor 6C2 codes for MRNHTAITTFILLGLTDDLKLQVLLFLFLFLTYMLSVAGNLIIITLTLLDSHLQTPMYFLLRNFSFLEVSFTTVCIPRFLYTLTTGDNTVTYNACATQFFFVVLFGATEFFLLAAMSYDRYVAICEPLHYTTIMNNRVCTALVLCCWFAGLLIILPPLGVGFQLEFCDLNVIDHFGCDASPILQITCSDTVLIERIVLSLAVLTLIMTLVCVVLSYTYIIRTILRFPSAQQRRKAFSTCSSHMTVVSITYGSCIFIYIKTSAKEGVAINKVVSVLTTSVAPLLNPFIYTLRNKQVKEGFKDTVKRIVFLTKK; via the coding sequence ATGAGAAATCATACAGCAATAACAACATTCATCCTGCTGGGATTGACAGATGACCTAAAACTACAAGTTctgctttttctatttttgttcctCACCTACATGTTGAGTGTGGCTGGGAACCTCATCATTATCACCCTGACACTTTTGGATTCCCATCTTCAAACTCCCATGTATTTTCTCCTCCGAAATTTCTCTTTCTTAGAAGTCTCATTCACCACGGTCTGTATCCCCAGATTCCTGTATACTCTGACAACTGGAGATAATACTGTTACCTATAATGCTTGTGCCACCCAATTCTTTTTTGTTGTCCTCTTTGGAGCAACCGAATTTTTTCTCCTGGCCGCCATGTcctatgaccgctacgtggccatctgtgAGCCCCTGCACTACACGACCATCATGAACAACAGGGTCTGCACAGCACTCGTTCTCTGCTGTTGGTTTGCGGGCCTGTTGATCATCCTCCCGCCTCTGGGCGTGGGCTTCCAGCTGGAATTCTGCGACTTGAATGTGATTGATCATTTTGGCTGTGATGcatctcccattttacagataaccTGCTCAGACACTGTGCTGATAGAGAGAATCGTCTTGAGTTTGGCGGTGCTGACACTCATTATGACCTTAGTGTGTGTGGTCCTCTCCTACACGTACATCATCAGGACCATTCTAAGATTCCCTTCTGCCCAACAAAGAAGAAAGGCCTtttccacctgctcctcccacaTGACTGTGGTTTCCATCACCTACGGCAGCTGCATCTTCATCTACATCAAAACTTCCGCAAAGGAAGGAGTGGCCATCAACAAAGTGGTGTCTGTGCTCACCACTTCAGTTGCCCCTTTGCTGAATCCATTCATTTATACCCTTCGAAACAAACAAGTGAAAGAAGGCTTCAAAGACACAGTAAAACGGATTGTGTTTCTCACAAAGAAGTAA
- the LOC105101015 gene encoding olfactory receptor 6C4, translating to MKNQTTFTEFILQGFTNQPELQVVIFIFLFLAYMLSVLGNLTIIILSLVDPHLKTPMYFFLRNFSFLEVSFTSIFIPRFLTSLTTGNKVISFAGCLIQYFFAILFGATEFYLLAAMSYDRYVAICKPLQYLTIMSSRVCVQLVFCSWLGGALAILPPIMLMSQVDFCASNVLNQYYCDYRPLLEVACSDTSLLELIVIFLAILTLVVTLMLVTLSYTYIIRTILRIPSGQQRRKAFATCSSHMIVISLSYGSCIFLYINPSPKKRGNFDKEISLLMTSVSPLLNPFIYTLRNQQVKQAFKSTVKKIVKF from the coding sequence ATGAAAAACCAAACCACATTTACTGAGTTTATCTTGCAGGGCTTCACAAATCAACCAGAACTCCAGGTGGTGATATTCATCTTTCTGTTCCTCGCCTACATGCTGAGTGTCCTGGGAAATCTGACTATCATCATACTCAGCCTGGTAGACCCCCACCTCAAGACGcccatgtatttcttcctccGCAATTTCTCCTTCTTAGAAGTTTCCTTCACGTCCATTTTTATTCCCAGATTTCTAACCAGCTTGACAACGGGAAATAAAGTCATCAGCTTTGCTGGCTGcttgattcaatatttttttgCTATACTTTTCGGGGCCACAGAGTTTTACCTCCTGGCTGCCATGTcctatgaccgctatgtggccatctgcaagcccctGCAATACCTGACCATCATGAGCAGCCGAGTCTGCGTCCAGCTCGTGTTCTGCTCCTGGCTGGGGGGGGCCCTGGCTATCCTGCCGCCAATCATGTTGATGAGCCAGGTGGACTTCTGTGCCTCCAATGTTCTGAATCAATATTACTGTGACTATAGACCCCTCCTAGAGGTTGCCTGCTCAGACACAAGCCTTTTAGAATTAATAGTCATCTTTTTAGCCATCTTGACTCTGGTGGTTACTCTGATGCTGGTGACACTTTCTTATACATATATTATCAGGACTATTCTGAGGATCCCTTCTGGCCAGCAAAGGAGAAAGGCATTTGCCACTTGTTCCTCCCACATGATTGTCATCTCCCTCTCTTATGGCAGCTGCATCTTTTTATACATTAATCCATCACCAAAAAAACGAGGAAACTTCGACAAGGAAATTTCTCTGCTCATGACTTCAGTTAGCCCCTTGTTGAATCCCTTTATTTATACCCTAAGGAATCAGCAGGTGAAGCAAGCTTTTAAgagcacagtgaaaaaaattgtgAAGTTTTAA